From the genome of Paraburkholderia aromaticivorans, one region includes:
- a CDS encoding DUF4863 family protein, whose product MSPPEFQRLIAGVTQQLAGRPLDGSLAAWLNDTYPADGNAFRELADACRSGVAAGWLCNREGGGLRYGRIFKALPETHGFSVDVVDMKDMAGPHHVHPHGEIDLIMPLTEGATFDGHPAGWCVYGPGSAHRPTVANGEALVLYLLPQGAIEFTPA is encoded by the coding sequence ATGTCCCCACCTGAATTCCAGCGCCTGATCGCGGGCGTCACGCAGCAACTCGCCGGCCGGCCGCTCGATGGCAGTCTGGCAGCGTGGCTGAACGACACCTATCCCGCCGACGGCAACGCGTTCCGCGAGCTTGCCGACGCGTGCCGCAGCGGCGTCGCCGCGGGCTGGTTGTGCAACCGCGAAGGCGGCGGCCTTCGTTACGGGCGCATCTTCAAGGCGCTGCCCGAGACCCACGGCTTTTCCGTCGACGTGGTCGACATGAAGGATATGGCCGGCCCGCACCATGTACACCCCCATGGCGAGATCGACCTGATCATGCCGCTGACCGAAGGCGCGACGTTCGACGGCCACCCGGCCGGCTGGTGCGTGTACGGACCCGGCTCCGCGCATCGTCCGACGGTGGCGAACGGCGAGGCGCTGGTGCTGTACCTGCTGCCGCAAGGCGCGATCGAATTCACTCCCGCCTGA
- a CDS encoding 3,4-dehydroadipyl-CoA semialdehyde dehydrogenase — protein sequence MTELLKNHVAGQWIAGASAGVRLTDPVTGVALVRVSSEGLDLARAFGFARETGGAALRALTYAQRAARLADIVKLLQAKRDDYYAIATANSGTTRNDSAIDIDGGIFTLSYYAKLGASLGEVHALRDGNADSLSKDRSFSVQHVLTPTRGVALFINAFNFPSWGLWEKAAPALLSGVPVIVKPATATAWLTQRMVADVLDAGLLPPGALSVICGSSAGLLDQIQCFDAVSFTGSAQTAATLRAHPAFVQRGARLNVEADSLNSAILCADATPDTPAFELFIKEVVREMTVKSGQKCTAIRRAFVPEAALEAVLEALKAKLAKITVGNPRNDAVRMGSLVSREQYENVLAGIAALREEAVLAYDGSGVPLIDADANVAACVAPHLFVVNDPDSATLLHDVEVFGPVASVAPYRVTTAANALPEAHAVALARRGEGSLVASIYSNDEAHLGRLALELADSHGRVHAISPSVQHSQTGHGNVMPMSLHGGPGRAGGGEELGGLRALAFYHRRSAIQAASAAIEALTQATQAT from the coding sequence ATGACCGAACTCCTGAAGAACCATGTGGCCGGCCAGTGGATCGCCGGCGCCAGCGCAGGCGTCAGGCTCACCGATCCGGTGACCGGCGTCGCGCTCGTGCGCGTATCGAGCGAGGGCCTCGATCTCGCGCGCGCGTTCGGCTTTGCGCGCGAAACCGGCGGCGCCGCGTTGCGAGCGCTGACCTACGCGCAACGCGCCGCGCGCCTCGCCGATATCGTCAAACTGCTGCAAGCGAAGCGCGACGACTACTACGCGATCGCCACCGCGAACTCGGGCACCACCCGCAACGACTCGGCGATCGATATCGACGGCGGCATCTTCACGCTGTCGTACTACGCGAAGCTCGGCGCATCGCTCGGCGAGGTACACGCGCTGCGCGACGGCAATGCCGACTCGCTGAGCAAGGATCGCTCGTTCAGCGTGCAGCATGTGCTGACGCCGACTCGCGGCGTCGCGCTCTTTATCAACGCCTTCAATTTTCCGTCGTGGGGCTTGTGGGAAAAAGCCGCGCCTGCGCTGCTCTCGGGCGTGCCCGTCATCGTCAAGCCCGCCACGGCCACCGCCTGGCTCACCCAACGCATGGTCGCCGATGTGCTCGACGCAGGCCTTCTGCCGCCCGGCGCGCTCTCCGTGATTTGCGGCAGCTCGGCGGGCCTGCTCGATCAGATTCAGTGTTTCGATGCGGTGTCGTTCACGGGTTCCGCGCAAACCGCCGCCACGTTGCGCGCCCATCCGGCATTCGTGCAGCGCGGCGCGCGTCTGAACGTGGAAGCCGACAGTCTGAACAGCGCGATTCTGTGTGCCGACGCCACGCCCGACACACCCGCCTTCGAGTTGTTCATCAAGGAAGTGGTGCGGGAAATGACGGTGAAATCCGGGCAGAAATGCACCGCGATCCGTCGTGCTTTCGTACCGGAGGCGGCACTTGAAGCCGTGCTCGAAGCACTTAAGGCGAAGCTCGCGAAAATCACCGTCGGCAATCCGCGCAACGACGCCGTGCGCATGGGCTCGCTCGTGAGCCGGGAGCAGTACGAAAACGTGCTGGCCGGCATCGCCGCGCTGCGCGAAGAAGCGGTACTCGCTTACGACGGCTCCGGCGTGCCGCTCATCGACGCGGACGCCAACGTCGCGGCGTGCGTCGCGCCGCATCTGTTCGTCGTCAACGATCCGGATAGCGCGACGCTGCTGCACGACGTCGAAGTGTTCGGACCGGTCGCGAGCGTCGCGCCTTATCGCGTCACCACGGCGGCAAACGCGCTGCCCGAAGCGCACGCGGTCGCTCTCGCGCGACGCGGCGAGGGATCGCTGGTCGCCTCGATCTATTCGAACGACGAAGCGCATCTCGGCCGCCTCGCGCTGGAACTCGCGGATTCGCACGGGCGCGTGCATGCCATTTCGCCCTCGGTGCAGCACAGTCAAACCGGTCATGGCAACGTGATGCCGATGTCGCTGCATGGCGGTCCGGGCCGCGCGGGCGGCGGCGAAGAACTCGGTGGTCTGCGCGCACTCGCGTTCTATCACCGGCGCTCGGCCATCCAGGCCGCGAGCGCGGCAATCGAGGCGCTGACGCAAGCGACGCAGGCGACGTAA